DNA sequence from the Vibrio pelagius genome:
AGCAGAATAACAGACCGTACCTTACAATCCCGCCACATAAAAATCACAACTTAAATACAAGCCCATACGTGCCATTAAAAGTGACAATTTAAGATCACAGCACAACGGTTTATCCCCAAGCAGGTAAGCACCCTACACTCGCCAAGCCTGCAAAACTTAACGTGAAAGGTCCCAAGTAAAGATGAGCCCTGAAAAGCACCTCCTAGACTGGCAAACTAGTCAAACTATTGCTGAATCTATCGCCCCAACTCTTGGTCAGCTATATCGTCAAAAAGGCGTTGAAGTCATTCTTTTCGGAAAGACGTTAGTTAACGCAACAACCATTGACATCATCAAAGCTCACCGACTTTCAAAACACTACACAGGCTCCCCGCTTACCCCTTCACAGACACAACCAATCATTCAGCACCTACTATCAATGCGCCTGTCTCCTTGCCGCGTTGATGTTGGCCGCCTAGCGTATGAATACTGGGAAAACCACGATGATGTAACGGCACTGGATGACTTCCTTCAAACGGCTCTTATTGAGTCTCTAGAAGGCGAAGCGATGACTAAGCCTCGCGATGTTGTGTTGTACGGTTTTGGTCGCATCGGTCGACTACTGACTCGTATTCTTGTTGAAAAAAGTGGTCCAGGTTACCCTCTTCGTTTACGTGCTATCGTGGTTCGTGGCGGTAAAGATGGTGACCTAGAGAAGCGTGCAAGCCTACTGCGTCGTGACTCAGTACACGGTCAATTCAACGGCAGCATCGTTGTTGATAGCGAGCGCAAAGCGATCATTGTTAACGGTAACTTTATTCAAGTAATTTACGCGAACAAGCCTGAAGATGTCGATTACACAGCTTACGGTATCAACAACGCACTGGTTGTTGATAACACAGGTGTATGGCGTGACGCTGAAGGTCTTGGTAAGCACGTAGCTTGTAACGGTGCAAGCAAAGTACTGCTTACAGCGCCAGGTAAAGGCGACATCAAAAATGTTGTATTTGGTGTTAACGAAGACGTTATCAAGCCAGAAGATACGATTATCTCTGCAGCAAGCTGTACGACTAACGCAATCACTCCTGTACTTAAAGCCGTACACGATAAGTTTGGCGTAACATCAGGTCACATTGAGACTGTTCACTCATTCACAAACGACCAAAACCTGATTGATAACTTCCACTCAGGCGATCGTCGTGGCCGTGCTGCTTCACTAAACATGGTTCTAACGTCAACAGGGGCTGCGAAAGCTGTAGCGAAAGCGATGCCAGAGATGGCTGGTAAGCTAACAGGCAACGCAATTCGCGTACCGACACCAAACGTATCCATGGCGGTAGCAAACCTAAACCTTGAAACAGGTACAACAAAAGAAGAGCTAAACACATACCTACGTGAAATGGCACTTTCTTCTCCGCTTTCAGCTCAGATCGACTACACAGACTCAACGGAAATTGTTTCTACTGACTTAGTCGGCTCTCGTCACCCGGGCGTTGTTGACGGCGTTGCTACAATTGCACAAGACAACCGCGCAGTTCTATACATTTGGTACGATAATGAGTTCGGTTACAGCTGCCAAGTCGTTCACTGTATGGAACAGATGATGGGCGTACGCTACAAAACTTACCCAGCGGTTTAATCCTCTAGGTATAACAAGCTCCACAACATAATAATCATATAAGCGAAGTTCGTATGAGCTTCGCTCCCCCCCTTTCCTCGAGAACTTTACGGTCAATTCTAGGAAAGTTGCCACTTGGTTCTGCTCTCTCTAACTGAACTAAGTGGCCTTTTTCATTCTAGTAATTCGTCTCATTGAATGCGCAGAGCAGATCAAACAGAAAATTACCCAAGTTCGACTTCCAGTTCGCTATCAATAGTGCTTGAACATGCCAACACATAGCCTTGCTCTATCTCCTCTGATGTCAGAGTTTCTTGGCTACTGGATCTGACACTGCCTTTGGTCACTTTGCATTTACATGATCCGCAAATACCACTGCGACATGCAATGATGATTGGAACGCCCGCTTTCTCTAGTGAGTCGGCTAACGGAGTTCCTAATTCTGCTTCAACCTTGGCACCAAACGCCGGCACAAATACTTCAACAGGTCCGCTCGTTTCATCGACTTCTACTTGATTTGCTGTCTCCAGCTTTGAGGTTGGTGTGAAGCTCTCTTGGTAAAAGTTCGCCATGTTAAATTCAAGTTCAGTTAGGTAACGTTCTACGTCTTCCATGAATCCAACTGGCCCGCATAAGTAGACGGTTCTTTCTAGAATGTCAGGAGATAGGCGAACCAGCCAACTCTTATCTAAACGCCCTTGAGGTGCCGTGGTTCCTTGATTATCTTTTAGCAATAGCTTGAGGTTGAAATTCTCATGCATTTCATCCAACTGATTAAGCTCTTCAAAATATATGGTTTCTTGCTTGCTGCGTGCCATGTGGATGAAATCAATGTCAATCGCAGGATCATGTTTTAACCAGTACTTCACCATCGAGATAACTGGTGTAATACCGCAGCCCGCGCTTACCAAAGTAACCTTCTTAGTCGTGCTAGGCTTGCAATCAATGCAGTTAAACTCACCCGCAGGCTTCAGTACCGTGACTTCATCACCTTCGTCCAGTTCATCCACAATA
Encoded proteins:
- a CDS encoding glyceraldehyde-3-phosphate dehydrogenase, producing MSPEKHLLDWQTSQTIAESIAPTLGQLYRQKGVEVILFGKTLVNATTIDIIKAHRLSKHYTGSPLTPSQTQPIIQHLLSMRLSPCRVDVGRLAYEYWENHDDVTALDDFLQTALIESLEGEAMTKPRDVVLYGFGRIGRLLTRILVEKSGPGYPLRLRAIVVRGGKDGDLEKRASLLRRDSVHGQFNGSIVVDSERKAIIVNGNFIQVIYANKPEDVDYTAYGINNALVVDNTGVWRDAEGLGKHVACNGASKVLLTAPGKGDIKNVVFGVNEDVIKPEDTIISAASCTTNAITPVLKAVHDKFGVTSGHIETVHSFTNDQNLIDNFHSGDRRGRAASLNMVLTSTGAAKAVAKAMPEMAGKLTGNAIRVPTPNVSMAVANLNLETGTTKEELNTYLREMALSSPLSAQIDYTDSTEIVSTDLVGSRHPGVVDGVATIAQDNRAVLYIWYDNEFGYSCQVVHCMEQMMGVRYKTYPAV
- a CDS encoding hybrid-cluster NAD(P)-dependent oxidoreductase, with translation MYAWSDSDSISLVCLKKWHETPDTVSFELGSIPQDLHFNFKPGQFITLGLNMPQKMDYRAYSIASDTDDNRLKLTVKRVDGGLVSNFIVDELDEGDEVTVLKPAGEFNCIDCKPSTTKKVTLVSAGCGITPVISMVKYWLKHDPAIDIDFIHMARSKQETIYFEELNQLDEMHENFNLKLLLKDNQGTTAPQGRLDKSWLVRLSPDILERTVYLCGPVGFMEDVERYLTELEFNMANFYQESFTPTSKLETANQVEVDETSGPVEVFVPAFGAKVEAELGTPLADSLEKAGVPIIIACRSGICGSCKCKVTKGSVRSSSQETLTSEEIEQGYVLACSSTIDSELEVELG